One genomic window of Halobellus limi includes the following:
- the rocF gene encoding arginase produces the protein MTRNVRVVGAPTDYGANRRGVDMGPSAIRYAGLAEELARAGREVVDDGDVRAPRAEERDPEAEPPASGRAKFLRETREVATRLADRVAGALDAGELPLVLGGDHSVAIGSVTGSARDAEIGAVWFDAHGDFNTPETSPSGNVHGMPLAAVLGVGEFADVEWANAGGLRAENVAIVGLRSVDPSERPAIADSDVTTFTMSDVDERGIASVADDALDVAAAGTDGVHVSLDLDWLDPREAPGVGTPVRGGVTYREAHAALETVAERDRLRSLDLVEVNPILDERNETASLATELAASALGKQIL, from the coding sequence ATGACTCGTAACGTCCGCGTCGTCGGCGCGCCGACCGACTACGGGGCGAACCGCCGCGGGGTCGATATGGGGCCGTCGGCCATCCGCTACGCGGGACTGGCCGAGGAACTGGCGCGGGCGGGCAGGGAGGTCGTCGACGACGGCGACGTGCGCGCGCCGCGCGCGGAGGAGCGCGACCCCGAGGCGGAACCGCCGGCGTCGGGCCGGGCCAAGTTCCTCCGCGAGACGCGCGAGGTCGCGACGAGACTCGCCGACCGGGTCGCGGGCGCGCTCGACGCCGGCGAACTCCCCCTCGTCCTCGGCGGCGACCACTCGGTCGCTATCGGATCGGTCACCGGATCGGCCCGCGACGCCGAGATCGGTGCGGTCTGGTTCGACGCCCACGGCGACTTCAACACGCCCGAGACGTCGCCCTCGGGGAACGTCCACGGGATGCCGCTGGCGGCCGTCCTCGGCGTCGGCGAGTTCGCCGACGTCGAGTGGGCGAACGCCGGAGGACTCCGGGCGGAGAACGTCGCGATCGTCGGCCTCCGATCGGTCGACCCCAGCGAACGACCCGCGATCGCCGACAGCGACGTGACGACGTTCACGATGTCCGACGTCGACGAGCGGGGAATCGCGAGCGTCGCCGACGACGCTCTCGACGTTGCGGCCGCCGGCACCGACGGCGTCCACGTGAGTCTCGACCTCGACTGGCTCGATCCCCGCGAGGCCCCCGGCGTCGGAACGCCGGTCCGCGGCGGCGTCACGTACCGCGAGGCCCACGCGGCGCTGGAGACGGTGGCCGAGCGGGACCGCCTCCGCTCGCTCGACCTCGTCGAGGTCAACCCGATCCTCGACGAGCGGAACGAGACCGCCTCGCTCGCGACGGAACTGGCGGCGAGCGCGCTGGGAAAACAGATCCTGTAG
- a CDS encoding nucleoside phosphorylase has product MSDSEDPSDDVQYHIGVGPEDVADSVLLPGNPERVDKVTALWDDHDEKAYHREYRTATGTYEGTPISVTSTGIGSPSATIAIEELARVDADTFIRVGSCGAIQPGMDVGDLVITSGAVRQEGTSKEYVREDYPAVADHEVVAALVAAAERLGHDYHVGLTMSADSFYAGQGRPGFEGFQAAGSESLVEELREANVKNVEMEAAALLTVANVYGLRAGAVCSVYANRITGEFRTEGESRAAETASLAVHLLARMDEVKREAGVDHWHPGLSIE; this is encoded by the coding sequence ATGAGCGACAGCGAAGACCCCAGCGACGACGTGCAGTACCACATCGGCGTCGGTCCCGAGGACGTCGCCGACAGCGTCCTCCTGCCGGGCAACCCCGAGCGCGTCGACAAGGTCACCGCGCTCTGGGACGATCACGACGAGAAGGCGTACCACCGCGAATACCGGACTGCGACCGGCACGTACGAGGGGACGCCGATCTCGGTCACTTCCACCGGGATCGGGAGCCCCTCGGCGACGATCGCGATCGAGGAACTGGCCCGCGTCGACGCCGACACCTTCATCAGAGTCGGCTCCTGCGGCGCGATCCAGCCGGGGATGGACGTCGGCGACCTGGTGATCACCTCCGGGGCGGTCCGCCAGGAGGGCACCTCCAAGGAGTACGTCCGCGAGGACTACCCGGCCGTCGCGGACCACGAGGTCGTCGCCGCGCTCGTCGCCGCCGCCGAACGGCTCGGCCACGACTACCACGTCGGACTGACGATGAGCGCCGATTCCTTCTACGCCGGTCAGGGCCGCCCGGGCTTCGAGGGCTTTCAGGCCGCGGGGTCTGAGTCGCTCGTCGAGGAACTGCGCGAGGCCAACGTGAAGAACGTCGAGATGGAGGCCGCGGCGCTTCTCACCGTGGCGAACGTCTACGGGCTCCGCGCGGGCGCGGTCTGTTCGGTCTACGCCAATCGAATCACGGGAGAATTCCGGACCGAAGGGGAGTCGCGGGCGGCCGAGACGGCGAGTCTGGCCGTCCACCTGCTGGCGAGAATGGACGAAGTGAAACGCGAGGCCGGCGTCGACCACTGGCATCCGGGCCTCTCGATCGAGTGA
- a CDS encoding bifunctional nuclease family protein has translation MNHPGEVEGIAVGVDADGENIPAVVVAARSELLPIVVTADQARAIQLAITGEAFERPLTHDLLVEMLTEFGGAIDKVRIDNVADGTFYAKIDAERYENGEPQRFVFDARPSDAIALAVRVDCPIEVSDVVLDAAGQPPERFDFGDDPDSDGAGPPEDLDDFGEFGDEG, from the coding sequence ATGAATCACCCGGGCGAGGTCGAGGGCATCGCCGTCGGCGTCGACGCGGACGGCGAGAACATTCCCGCGGTCGTGGTCGCGGCGCGATCGGAGCTGCTCCCGATCGTCGTCACGGCCGATCAGGCCCGGGCGATCCAACTCGCGATCACCGGCGAGGCGTTCGAGCGCCCGCTGACGCACGATCTCCTCGTCGAGATGCTCACCGAGTTCGGCGGCGCGATCGACAAGGTCCGCATCGACAACGTCGCCGACGGGACCTTCTACGCGAAGATCGACGCCGAGCGGTACGAGAACGGCGAGCCGCAGCGGTTCGTCTTCGACGCCCGCCCGAGCGACGCCATCGCGCTGGCGGTCCGCGTCGACTGTCCGATCGAGGTCTCCGACGTGGTCCTCGACGCGGCGGGGCAACCGCCGGAGCGGTTCGACTTCGGCGACGACCCCGACTCCGACGGGGCCGGGCCGCCGGAGGACCTCGACGACTTCGGGGAGTTCGGCGACGAGGGGTGA
- the cdd gene encoding cytidine deaminase — translation MTDEDGPRPTTGGLVERARDALGDAYVPYSEYRVGAALRTADGTVYTGCNIENANYSNSLHAEEVAIAAAVQDGHREFDAIAVSSGARDGVTPCGMCRQTLAEFAGGDLRVVCDEGDGEATTYTLGELLPNTISLETLSAAEAERDSELAEDAPDGDASGADR, via the coding sequence ATGACTGACGAGGACGGACCACGGCCGACGACGGGAGGTCTCGTCGAGCGCGCCCGCGACGCGCTCGGGGACGCCTACGTCCCCTATTCGGAGTACCGCGTCGGCGCGGCGCTTCGGACCGCTGACGGCACGGTGTACACCGGCTGCAACATCGAGAACGCGAACTACTCGAACAGCCTCCACGCCGAGGAGGTCGCCATCGCCGCGGCGGTGCAGGACGGCCACCGCGAGTTCGACGCCATCGCGGTCTCATCGGGGGCGAGAGACGGCGTGACGCCCTGCGGGATGTGCCGCCAGACGCTCGCGGAGTTCGCGGGAGGAGACCTGAGGGTCGTCTGCGACGAGGGAGACGGGGAGGCGACGACCTACACGCTCGGCGAACTGCTGCCGAACACGATCTCCCTGGAGACGCTCTCGGCGGCCGAGGCGGAACGCGATTCCGAGCTTGCCGAGGACGCCCCCGACGGTGACGCCTCAGGTGCAGACCGGTAG
- a CDS encoding GNAT family N-acetyltransferase, which translates to MYVRDAKNRDEVWLLDRIEEADIDDPAFRSRDYVIALDEETSRKAGFGRIRVHKTEAGNFCELAFVYTLPPWRQQGVGAHVIERLVAEASDEGYETVYTFTRQPSYFTPFGFEPRETSELPEPVKGRLETVRDERGDDVIAMSVHADEFDVPESFRERFKEASPADKPEGDGVEETPEDFGIDPSEATYKYDTGN; encoded by the coding sequence ATGTACGTCCGGGACGCCAAAAACCGCGACGAGGTCTGGTTACTCGACAGGATCGAGGAGGCGGACATCGACGACCCCGCGTTCCGGTCGCGCGACTACGTCATCGCCCTCGACGAGGAGACGTCGAGAAAGGCCGGATTCGGCCGAATCAGGGTTCACAAGACCGAGGCGGGAAACTTCTGTGAGCTCGCGTTCGTCTACACGCTCCCGCCGTGGCGCCAGCAGGGCGTGGGCGCTCACGTCATCGAGCGCCTCGTCGCGGAGGCGAGCGACGAGGGCTACGAGACGGTGTACACGTTCACGCGACAGCCCTCCTACTTCACGCCGTTCGGGTTCGAGCCGCGTGAGACGAGCGAACTGCCCGAGCCGGTAAAGGGCCGCCTCGAAACGGTCCGCGATGAGCGCGGCGACGACGTCATCGCGATGAGCGTTCACGCCGACGAGTTCGACGTCCCGGAGTCGTTCCGCGAGCGGTTCAAGGAGGCGTCGCCCGCCGACAAGCCCGAGGGCGACGGCGTCGAGGAGACGCCGGAGGACTTCGGCATCGACCCCTCGGAGGCGACCTACAAGTACGACACCGGGAACTAG
- a CDS encoding histidine kinase N-terminal 7TM domain-containing protein, translating to MNLAVTVFSVLELLVGALGLVVAYVAWGFRDTPGGVPLFAMANTAVVYALASAFASALTDPLWWELAETIQYPLTAGIAVGSLFFALEFTHRDPYARSELLALLGGVLLASLGTALTSPVHDLLIAERGSGPAGLFVAAFGPLFWVNTLVSLSIILSALTLLAVELVESEGIYRAQITAVIVASLLGVGFFLWQSLAPIHPAFNLATVGIVGWCGVTLWGVFRFELLETSPIASETLMDSIDAAVVALNTDDRIVEANEDAAERFDVGPHDVGRPVADALGDYPALLEPIEARASERDVTIREDGQDRYLHVEQSPLSRTHGRLGAVDERERPVGRTIVIRDVTERRRREWELERQNERLEEFASVVSHDLRNPLNVAEGRVDLAREDCDSEHLDAALQAHDRMETLIDDLLALARSGDSTNDVRPVDLGDLVDRCWLHTRAEEATLRVETDRTVPADRNRLQQLFENLFRNAVEHGGADVTVTVGDLPDGFYVADDGPGIPEGERERVFDGGYSLSDGGTGLGLNIVSQIVATHGWDVDVTDSDDGGARFEITGVGTVEGHGTGSDGGSGVGRDENSEVATHKSPEAATDRSCGSETHERSGSETNERSGSETVDEAGIDTPE from the coding sequence GTGAATCTAGCCGTCACCGTCTTCTCCGTACTGGAACTGCTCGTCGGGGCGCTCGGGCTCGTCGTCGCCTACGTCGCGTGGGGCTTTCGGGACACCCCCGGCGGCGTGCCGCTGTTCGCGATGGCGAACACGGCCGTGGTGTACGCGCTCGCGAGCGCGTTCGCGTCCGCCCTGACGGATCCGCTGTGGTGGGAACTGGCCGAAACGATCCAGTACCCGCTGACGGCCGGCATCGCCGTCGGATCGCTTTTTTTCGCCCTGGAGTTCACCCACCGCGACCCGTACGCCCGCTCGGAACTGCTGGCGCTGCTCGGCGGCGTCCTCCTCGCGAGTCTGGGGACGGCGCTGACGTCGCCCGTCCACGATCTGCTGATCGCCGAGCGCGGCTCCGGCCCGGCCGGGCTGTTCGTCGCGGCCTTCGGGCCGCTGTTCTGGGTCAACACCCTGGTCTCGCTTTCGATCATCCTCTCGGCTCTCACCCTTTTAGCGGTCGAACTGGTCGAATCCGAGGGGATCTATCGCGCACAGATCACGGCCGTGATCGTCGCGTCCCTGCTCGGCGTGGGATTCTTCCTGTGGCAGTCGCTGGCGCCGATCCACCCGGCGTTCAACCTCGCGACGGTCGGGATCGTCGGCTGGTGCGGCGTCACGCTCTGGGGGGTGTTCCGGTTCGAACTGCTGGAGACGTCGCCGATCGCCAGCGAGACGCTGATGGACAGCATCGACGCGGCCGTCGTCGCACTCAACACCGACGACCGGATCGTCGAGGCGAACGAAGACGCCGCCGAACGGTTCGACGTCGGACCGCACGACGTCGGCCGCCCCGTCGCCGACGCGCTCGGGGACTACCCCGCCTTGTTGGAACCCATCGAGGCCCGGGCGAGCGAACGTGACGTCACGATACGGGAGGACGGCCAGGATCGCTACCTCCACGTCGAACAGTCACCGCTCTCCCGGACGCACGGCCGACTCGGAGCGGTCGACGAGAGAGAGCGACCCGTCGGTCGAACGATCGTGATCAGAGACGTCACCGAGCGGCGGCGACGCGAGTGGGAACTCGAACGGCAGAACGAGCGGCTGGAGGAGTTCGCGAGCGTCGTCTCTCACGACCTCCGGAATCCGCTCAACGTGGCCGAAGGCCGCGTCGACCTGGCCCGCGAGGACTGCGACAGCGAGCACCTCGACGCCGCGCTCCAGGCGCACGACCGGATGGAGACCCTGATCGACGACCTCCTCGCACTCGCGAGGAGCGGCGACTCGACGAACGACGTTCGGCCGGTCGATCTCGGCGATCTCGTCGACCGCTGCTGGCTTCACACCCGGGCCGAGGAGGCGACGCTCCGCGTCGAGACCGACCGGACCGTCCCCGCCGATCGGAACCGCCTCCAGCAGCTCTTCGAGAACCTGTTCCGGAACGCCGTCGAGCACGGCGGCGCCGACGTGACCGTCACCGTCGGCGACCTCCCCGACGGGTTTTACGTCGCAGACGACGGCCCGGGCATCCCCGAGGGCGAACGCGAGCGGGTCTTCGACGGCGGGTACTCGCTGTCCGACGGCGGCACCGGACTGGGCCTGAACATCGTCAGCCAGATCGTCGCGACCCACGGGTGGGACGTCGACGTGACCGACAGCGACGACGGCGGGGCCCGCTTCGAGATCACCGGAGTCGGAACCGTCGAGGGGCACGGAACCGGATCCGACGGCGGTTCCGGGGTCGGGAGAGACGAGAATTCCGAGGTCGCGACGCATAAGAGTCCCGAGGCCGCGACGGACAGGAGTTGCGGGAGCGAGACGCACGAACGCTCCGGGAGCGAGACGAACGAACGCTCCGGGAGCGAGACAGTCGACGAGGCCGGTATCGACACCCCCGAGTGA
- a CDS encoding DUF7520 family protein — protein sequence MHSDAEAGRAGLGRKIMLGVGATVVLLSGGIGWLVGSNGAVELSEAAVLGTGVTIPVTPAAVALYGIAVSALLLGLLFGLVELASRLEGDGGNSDA from the coding sequence GTGCACTCCGACGCCGAAGCGGGCCGTGCGGGTCTGGGACGGAAGATCATGCTGGGGGTCGGCGCGACGGTCGTGCTCCTCTCCGGCGGCATCGGGTGGCTCGTCGGGAGCAACGGCGCGGTCGAACTCTCCGAGGCGGCGGTCCTCGGCACCGGCGTGACGATCCCGGTGACGCCCGCGGCGGTCGCGCTCTACGGGATCGCCGTGTCGGCCCTGCTCCTGGGGCTCCTCTTCGGCCTCGTCGAACTCGCCTCGCGGCTGGAGGGCGACGGCGGGAACTCGGACGCGTGA
- a CDS encoding ArsR/SmtB family transcription factor — MARLLPSQSEPDVDASPRVVGLDDDDADDLLSALSSATARRVLAALHDEPTNPAALADSVDTSLQNVQYHLERLESAGAVEVVDTAYSEKGREMKVYAPADRPLVVVAADDEETTGLSDALKRLLAGVGVVGLVSLIAQFAIEGFPFVGKTGGADGGYETQTESVQVAADAAATTAASGPPPGLLVFLGGLTVLLLWFGIWFVRRR, encoded by the coding sequence ATGGCTCGCCTCTTGCCCTCCCAGTCCGAGCCCGACGTCGACGCCTCTCCGCGCGTCGTCGGCCTCGACGACGACGACGCAGACGACCTGCTGTCGGCGCTCTCGTCGGCGACCGCCCGCCGCGTCCTCGCAGCGCTCCACGACGAACCCACGAACCCGGCCGCCCTCGCCGACTCGGTGGACACGTCCCTTCAGAACGTCCAGTACCACCTCGAACGCTTAGAGTCCGCGGGCGCGGTCGAGGTCGTCGACACGGCCTACTCCGAGAAGGGCCGCGAGATGAAGGTCTACGCGCCCGCGGACCGCCCGCTGGTCGTCGTCGCCGCCGACGACGAGGAGACGACGGGGCTCTCGGACGCGCTCAAGCGCCTCCTCGCCGGCGTCGGCGTCGTCGGCCTCGTGAGCCTCATCGCGCAGTTCGCGATCGAAGGGTTCCCGTTCGTCGGGAAGACCGGCGGCGCCGACGGCGGCTACGAGACGCAGACGGAGTCCGTGCAGGTCGCCGCCGACGCGGCCGCCACGACCGCTGCGTCGGGACCACCGCCGGGGCTGCTCGTGTTCCTCGGCGGACTGACCGTCCTCCTCCTGTGGTTCGGGATCTGGTTCGTCCGACGGCGGTAG
- a CDS encoding NAD-dependent epimerase/dehydratase family protein → MENQRVLVTGGAGFIGSNLANHLAADNDVVAVDDLHLGTPENLAEEVEFVDASVLDDDLPTEGVDVLFHLAAYSSYTMAEEHKREATRVNVEGFVNAVEQAREDGCDTVVYASTSSIYGSRTDPSPEDLPVEARTCYEASKLAREQYGEYFHHHYDMTLAGLRFFSVYQGYGGAEEHKGEYANTIAQFTHKIANGERPKVFGDGSQTRDFTHVDDIVRGIELAADHRLQGIYNLGTGESYTFNEMIEMINGELGTEVEPEYVENPLDVYVHDTMADSTKMREATGWEPEISFEEGVERVCAPYTE, encoded by the coding sequence ATGGAGAACCAACGAGTCCTCGTCACCGGCGGTGCGGGATTCATCGGCTCGAACCTCGCGAATCACCTCGCGGCGGACAACGACGTCGTCGCCGTCGACGACCTCCACCTCGGGACGCCCGAGAACCTCGCCGAGGAGGTGGAGTTCGTCGACGCGAGCGTCCTCGACGACGACCTCCCGACCGAGGGCGTCGACGTCCTGTTCCACCTCGCGGCGTACTCCTCCTACACGATGGCCGAAGAGCACAAGCGCGAGGCCACGCGCGTGAACGTCGAGGGGTTCGTCAACGCGGTCGAACAGGCCCGCGAGGACGGCTGTGACACGGTAGTCTACGCGTCGACCTCCTCGATCTACGGCTCGCGGACCGACCCCTCGCCGGAGGACCTCCCGGTGGAGGCGCGGACGTGTTACGAGGCCTCGAAACTCGCCAGGGAGCAGTACGGCGAGTACTTCCACCACCACTACGACATGACGCTGGCGGGGCTCCGATTCTTCTCGGTGTATCAGGGCTACGGCGGCGCCGAGGAGCACAAGGGCGAGTACGCGAACACGATCGCGCAGTTCACCCACAAGATCGCCAACGGCGAGCGGCCGAAGGTGTTCGGCGACGGCTCTCAGACCCGGGATTTCACCCACGTCGACGACATCGTCCGCGGGATCGAACTCGCGGCCGACCACCGCCTCCAGGGCATCTACAACCTCGGCACCGGCGAGAGCTACACGTTCAACGAGATGATCGAGATGATCAACGGGGAGTTGGGTACGGAGGTAGAGCCCGAGTACGTCGAGAACCCCCTGGACGTGTACGTCCACGACACGATGGCCGACAGCACGAAGATGCGCGAGGCGACCGGGTGGGAGCCCGAGATCTCGTTCGAGGAGGGCGTCGAGCGGGTCTGCGCGCCGTACACGGAGTGA
- a CDS encoding NAD(P)/FAD-dependent oxidoreductase, producing MSTQIVVVGSGYAGAGAVNRLEEELDAGAELTWISENDYHLVLHEVHRCIRDPSVESKITIPVDDIKSDDTEFIKGHVTDVDVDERVVELEDDEVEYDYLLLAIGSGTAFFGIDGLREYAHELKGLDDARAIHAEIKEAAEAASRDDPAQVIIGGAGLSGIQTAGEVAEYRDEHRAPIDVTLVEGLDEVFPNNDPELQGALRKRLEALDVEILTGDFISKVDEETVYLGDDEDDAELAYDTLVWTGGITGHEEVHGMDLDQDDRSHRVFADADFQTSDERVFALGDTALVEQGPDSVAPPTAQAAWQAADVAGENLARAAAGKPLKTWRHDDKGTVVSVGDDAVAHDVKLPVFGSFPMNVFGGPAARNLKKAIAARWIADVASTKDALDAWDSL from the coding sequence ATGAGCACACAGATCGTCGTCGTCGGCTCCGGCTACGCGGGCGCCGGCGCCGTCAACCGGCTCGAAGAGGAACTCGACGCGGGCGCGGAACTCACCTGGATCTCCGAGAACGACTACCACCTCGTCCTCCACGAGGTCCACCGCTGCATCCGCGATCCGAGCGTCGAATCGAAGATCACGATCCCGGTCGACGACATCAAATCCGACGACACGGAGTTCATCAAGGGCCACGTCACCGACGTCGACGTCGACGAGCGGGTCGTCGAACTCGAAGACGACGAGGTCGAGTACGACTACCTGCTTCTCGCGATCGGCTCCGGGACAGCCTTCTTCGGCATCGACGGCCTCCGCGAGTACGCCCACGAACTGAAGGGCCTCGACGACGCCCGCGCGATCCACGCGGAGATCAAGGAGGCCGCCGAGGCGGCCTCCCGCGACGACCCCGCACAGGTCATCATCGGCGGCGCGGGCCTCTCGGGCATCCAGACCGCCGGCGAGGTCGCCGAGTACCGCGACGAGCACCGCGCGCCGATCGACGTGACGCTCGTCGAGGGGCTCGACGAGGTCTTCCCGAACAACGACCCCGAACTGCAGGGCGCGCTCCGCAAGCGACTGGAGGCGCTCGACGTCGAGATCCTCACCGGCGACTTCATCTCGAAGGTCGACGAGGAGACGGTGTACCTCGGGGACGACGAGGACGACGCGGAACTCGCCTACGACACGCTCGTCTGGACCGGCGGCATCACCGGCCACGAGGAGGTCCACGGGATGGACCTCGACCAGGACGACCGCTCGCACCGCGTCTTCGCCGACGCCGACTTCCAGACGTCCGACGAGCGCGTGTTCGCGCTCGGCGACACCGCCCTGGTCGAGCAGGGCCCCGACTCGGTCGCGCCGCCGACGGCGCAGGCCGCCTGGCAGGCCGCCGACGTCGCCGGCGAGAACCTCGCGCGCGCCGCGGCGGGCAAGCCGCTGAAGACCTGGCGGCACGACGACAAGGGGACGGTCGTCTCCGTCGGCGACGACGCCGTCGCTCACGACGTCAAACTGCCCGTCTTCGGGTCGTTCCCGATGAACGTCTTCGGCGGCCCGGCCGCGCGGAACCTCAAGAAGGCGATCGCCGCGCGCTGGATCGCCGACGTGGCGTCCACGAAAGACGCCCTCGACGCCTGGGACAGCCTCTAG
- a CDS encoding Rrf2 family transcriptional regulator, whose translation MSSIELTSSQKTILTALINLHRESEDAVKGEDIAAEVDRNPGTIRNQMQSLKALQLVEGVPGPKGGYKPTANAYEALDVNQMDEPAFVPLFHDGEEVENVNVDEIDLSSVHHPELCRAEIHIQGSVRDFHEGDDVTVGPTPLSKLVIEGTVDGKDDTGNILILRIKDMRAPVGDASH comes from the coding sequence ATGTCATCCATCGAGCTGACGTCCAGTCAGAAAACTATCCTGACCGCGCTGATAAACCTCCACCGCGAGAGCGAGGACGCCGTCAAGGGTGAGGACATCGCCGCGGAAGTAGACCGGAACCCCGGCACGATCCGCAACCAGATGCAGAGCCTGAAGGCGCTCCAACTCGTCGAGGGCGTCCCCGGCCCGAAGGGCGGCTACAAGCCGACGGCCAACGCCTACGAGGCGCTCGACGTGAACCAGATGGACGAACCGGCGTTCGTCCCCCTGTTCCACGACGGCGAGGAAGTCGAGAACGTCAACGTCGACGAGATCGATCTCTCCTCGGTCCACCACCCCGAACTGTGCCGCGCGGAGATCCACATCCAGGGCTCCGTCCGCGACTTCCACGAGGGCGACGACGTGACGGTCGGCCCGACGCCGCTCTCGAAACTCGTCATCGAGGGCACCGTCGACGGGAAGGACGACACGGGCAACATCCTCATCCTCCGGATCAAGGACATGCGAGCCCCCGTCGGCGACGCGTCGCACTGA